A single region of the Pseudomonas granadensis genome encodes:
- the emhA gene encoding efflux RND transporter periplasmic adaptor subunit EmhA, producing the protein MQFKPAVTALVTAVALASLLSGCKKEEAAPAAPPPQVGVVTLQPQAFTLTSELPGRTSAFRIAEVRPQVNGIILKRLFKEGADVKAGQQLYQIDPSVYEATLKSAEANLRSTKSISDRYKQLVDEQAVSRQEYDTAVANRMESEASLQTAQINVRYTKVYAPISGRIGRSAVTEGALVSNGQADAMATIQQLDPIYVDVTQSSVELLQLRRELESGRLQKSGDNAAAVKLTLEDGTQYKLDGKLEFSEVTVDPTTGSVTLRAVFPNPDHTLLPGMFVRAQLQAGVNAAAILAPQQGVTRDLKGTPTALVVGPDNKVELRQLKASRTVGSQWLIEDGLKAGDRLITEGLQYVKPGVEVKPTEATNVGTKNPAPAQAADKAAGGKGE; encoded by the coding sequence ATGCAATTCAAGCCAGCTGTTACCGCTCTGGTCACTGCCGTCGCCCTGGCATCGCTGCTCAGCGGATGTAAAAAGGAAGAAGCGGCTCCGGCCGCTCCGCCCCCTCAGGTCGGCGTCGTCACCCTGCAACCCCAAGCCTTTACCCTGACTTCCGAACTGCCGGGCCGCACCAGCGCGTTCCGCATCGCCGAAGTGCGTCCACAGGTCAACGGCATCATTCTCAAGCGCCTGTTCAAGGAAGGTGCCGACGTCAAAGCCGGCCAGCAGCTGTACCAGATCGATCCGTCGGTCTATGAAGCGACCCTGAAAAGCGCCGAAGCCAACCTGCGTTCGACCAAGTCGATCTCCGACCGCTACAAGCAACTGGTCGATGAACAGGCGGTCAGCCGTCAGGAATACGACACCGCTGTGGCCAACCGCATGGAATCGGAAGCGTCGTTGCAGACTGCGCAGATCAATGTGCGTTACACCAAGGTCTACGCGCCGATCTCCGGCCGTATCGGTCGTTCCGCAGTCACCGAAGGTGCGCTGGTCAGCAATGGCCAGGCCGATGCGATGGCAACGATCCAGCAACTGGACCCGATCTACGTCGACGTGACCCAGTCGTCGGTCGAACTGCTGCAACTGCGCCGCGAGCTGGAAAGCGGTCGCCTGCAGAAGTCCGGCGACAACGCCGCTGCTGTGAAGCTGACCCTCGAGGACGGCACCCAGTACAAGCTGGACGGCAAGCTGGAGTTCTCCGAAGTGACGGTCGACCCGACCACCGGCTCGGTGACCCTGCGCGCCGTGTTCCCGAACCCGGATCACACCCTGTTGCCGGGCATGTTCGTACGCGCCCAGTTGCAGGCCGGTGTCAACGCCGCGGCCATTCTGGCACCGCAGCAAGGCGTGACCCGCGACCTCAAAGGCACGCCAACCGCACTGGTCGTCGGCCCGGACAACAAGGTCGAACTGCGTCAGCTCAAGGCCAGCCGCACCGTCGGCAGCCAGTGGCTGATCGAAGACGGCCTGAAGGCTGGCGATCGTCTGATCACCGAGGGTCTGCAGTACGTTAAACCAGGTGTGGAGGTCAAACCGACCGAAGCGACCAACGTCGGCACCAAGAACCCGGCCCCCGCACAGGCAGCTGACAAAGCCGCCGGCGGCAAAGGGGAGTAA
- the emhR gene encoding efflux system transcriptional repressor EmhR produces the protein MVRRTKEEAQETRSQILEAAEKAFYERGVARTTLADIATLAGVTRGAIYWHFSNKADLVQAMLDSLHEPLEELAKASESEDEPDPLGCMRQLLIHLFHQVALDPKTRRINEVLFHKCEFTDEMCDLRQQRRTASLECNVRIGLTLRNAVNRGQLPEDLDTARAAVSIHAYIDGLLYGWLLAPDSFELHAEAERWVDTGLDMLRLSPSLRK, from the coding sequence ATGGTCCGTCGTACCAAAGAAGAAGCTCAGGAAACCCGCAGCCAGATTCTGGAAGCGGCCGAGAAAGCCTTCTATGAAAGGGGGGTTGCCCGCACGACCCTCGCGGACATCGCGACCCTGGCCGGCGTGACGCGCGGTGCCATCTACTGGCATTTCAGCAACAAGGCCGATCTGGTCCAGGCGATGCTCGACAGCCTGCACGAGCCGCTGGAAGAACTGGCCAAGGCCAGCGAAAGCGAGGACGAACCGGACCCACTGGGCTGCATGCGGCAGTTGCTGATTCATTTGTTTCATCAAGTTGCGCTGGACCCGAAAACCCGGCGCATCAACGAAGTTCTGTTTCATAAGTGCGAATTCACCGATGAAATGTGCGATCTGCGCCAGCAGCGCCGGACGGCCAGTCTCGAATGCAACGTGCGCATCGGCCTGACCCTGCGTAATGCGGTGAATCGCGGCCAGTTGCCGGAAGATCTCGACACCGCCCGTGCGGCTGTCAGCATTCACGCCTATATCGACGGCTTGCTGTATGGCTGGCTGCTCGCACCGGACAGCTTCGAACTGCACGCCGAGGCCGAGCGTTGGGTCGACACCGGGCTGGACATGCTGCGCCTGAGCCCCAGCCTGCGCAAATGA
- a CDS encoding alkene reductase, whose amino-acid sequence MATIFDPIKLGDIELSNRIIMAPLTRCRADEGRVPNALMAEYYVQRASAGLILSEATSVTPMGVGYPDTPGIWSNDQVRGWANVTKAIHGAGGKIFLQLWHVGRISHPSYLNGEAPVAPSAIQPKGHVSLVRPLADYPTPRALETAEIADIVDAYRTGTENAKAAGFDGVEIHGANGYLLDQFLQSSTNQRTDQYGGSLENRARLLLEVTDAAIEVWGAGRVGVHLAPRADSHDMGDDNLAETFTYVARELGKRGIAFICSREKEGADSLGPQLKEAFGGPYIANEKFTKDSANEWLAAGKADAVAFGVPFIANPDLPARLKADAPLNEPHPETFYGKGPVGYIDYPTL is encoded by the coding sequence ATGGCGACTATTTTTGACCCGATCAAACTCGGCGACATCGAGCTGAGCAACCGCATCATCATGGCCCCGCTGACCCGCTGCCGCGCCGACGAAGGCCGCGTGCCGAATGCGCTGATGGCCGAGTACTACGTACAGCGCGCCTCGGCCGGCCTGATCCTCAGCGAAGCCACCTCGGTGACGCCGATGGGCGTCGGCTACCCGGATACCCCAGGCATCTGGTCCAACGACCAGGTACGTGGCTGGGCCAACGTGACCAAAGCCATTCACGGCGCCGGCGGCAAGATTTTCCTGCAACTGTGGCACGTCGGCCGTATCTCTCACCCTTCTTACCTCAACGGTGAAGCGCCGGTGGCGCCGAGCGCTATTCAACCAAAAGGCCACGTCAGCCTGGTGCGTCCACTGGCCGATTACCCGACGCCGCGTGCGCTGGAAACCGCCGAAATCGCCGACATCGTCGACGCCTACCGCACCGGTACCGAGAACGCCAAGGCCGCCGGCTTCGACGGCGTGGAAATCCACGGAGCCAACGGCTACCTGCTCGATCAGTTCCTGCAGAGCAGTACCAACCAGCGCACTGACCAATACGGTGGCTCGCTGGAGAACCGTGCACGTCTGCTGCTGGAAGTGACCGACGCCGCGATCGAAGTCTGGGGCGCCGGCCGTGTCGGTGTGCACCTGGCACCGCGCGCTGACTCCCATGACATGGGCGACGACAACCTCGCAGAAACCTTCACCTACGTGGCGCGGGAGCTGGGCAAGCGTGGCATCGCGTTCATCTGCTCGCGTGAAAAAGAAGGCGCCGACAGCCTTGGCCCTCAACTGAAAGAAGCGTTTGGCGGCCCGTACATCGCCAACGAGAAGTTCACCAAGGACAGCGCCAACGAGTGGCTGGCGGCTGGCAAGGCGGATGCGGTGGCGTTCGGCGTGCCGTTCATTGCCAACCCGGACCTGCCGGCGCGTTTGAAGGCTGATGCGCCGTTGAATGAGCCGCATCCTGAAACCTTCTATGGCAAGGGGCCGGTGGGTTATATCGATTACCCGACGCTGTAA
- a CDS encoding MFS transporter: MPLSLLILALSAFAIGTTEFVIMGLLPDVAADLGVSIPGAGWLVTGYALGVAIGAPFMAMATAKLPRKAALVALMGIFIVGNLLCAIASDYNVLMFARVITALCHGAFFGIGSVVAANLVAPNKRASAVALMFTGLTLANVLGVPLGTALGQQAGWRSTFWAVTVIGVIALIGLIRFLPAKRDEEKLDMRAELAALKGAGIWLSLSMTALFAASVFTLFTYVAPLLGEVTGVSPRGVTWTLMLIGLGLTVGNIIGGKLADKGMAATLIGVFIAMAVISTVLSWTSVALIPSEITLFLWATACFAAVPALQVNVVTFGKAAPNLVSTLNIGAFNVGNALGAWVGGTVIAHGYGLTSVPLAAAALAVLALLVTLITFRQNGNAELAAASN, from the coding sequence ATGCCCCTTTCGCTCCTCATCCTCGCCTTGAGCGCCTTCGCCATCGGCACCACCGAGTTCGTCATCATGGGCCTGTTGCCCGATGTCGCAGCTGATCTCGGTGTGTCGATTCCCGGTGCTGGCTGGCTGGTGACCGGTTACGCCCTCGGTGTGGCCATCGGCGCACCCTTCATGGCGATGGCCACGGCGAAACTGCCACGCAAGGCGGCACTGGTCGCACTGATGGGCATCTTCATCGTCGGCAATCTGCTTTGCGCCATCGCCAGTGATTACAACGTGCTGATGTTCGCCCGCGTGATCACCGCGCTGTGCCACGGCGCGTTCTTCGGCATCGGCTCGGTGGTGGCGGCCAATCTGGTTGCGCCGAACAAACGCGCTTCTGCCGTAGCGCTGATGTTCACCGGCCTGACCCTGGCCAACGTGCTCGGCGTGCCGCTGGGTACCGCGCTGGGTCAGCAAGCGGGCTGGCGCTCGACCTTCTGGGCGGTGACGGTGATCGGCGTGATTGCACTGATCGGTCTGATCCGCTTCCTGCCGGCCAAGCGTGACGAAGAAAAACTCGACATGCGCGCCGAACTCGCGGCTCTCAAAGGCGCCGGTATCTGGCTGTCGCTGAGCATGACCGCGCTGTTCGCCGCCTCGGTCTTCACCCTGTTCACCTACGTGGCGCCGCTGCTCGGCGAAGTCACCGGCGTCTCGCCCCGTGGCGTGACCTGGACGCTGATGCTGATCGGCCTCGGTCTGACCGTCGGCAACATTATCGGCGGCAAACTGGCCGACAAAGGCATGGCCGCCACGCTGATCGGCGTGTTCATTGCCATGGCCGTGATCTCCACGGTGCTGAGCTGGACCAGCGTCGCGCTGATCCCGAGCGAAATCACCCTGTTTCTCTGGGCCACCGCGTGTTTCGCCGCGGTGCCTGCGCTGCAGGTCAACGTGGTGACCTTCGGCAAGGCGGCACCGAACCTGGTGTCGACCCTGAACATCGGCGCGTTCAACGTCGGCAACGCCCTCGGCGCCTGGGTCGGTGGCACGGTCATCGCCCACGGTTACGGCCTGACCAGCGTACCGCTGGCCGCCGCTGCACTGGCGGTGCTCGCCCTGCTGGTGACCCTGATCACTTTCCGCCAGAACGGCAACGCCGAGCTGGCCGCTGCATCCAACTGA
- a CDS encoding ArsR/SmtB family transcription factor — translation MNLDLDEIIKALAHPVRRDILNWLKDPKNEFPEQLHNHEYGICAGQIDQRCGLSQSTVSAHLATLQRAGLISSQKAGQWHFFKRNEDVIQAFLSTLSKEL, via the coding sequence ATGAACCTCGACCTCGACGAAATAATAAAAGCCCTGGCGCACCCAGTACGGCGAGACATCCTCAACTGGCTAAAAGACCCCAAGAACGAATTCCCCGAGCAGTTGCACAACCACGAGTACGGCATCTGCGCGGGGCAGATCGATCAGCGTTGCGGCCTGTCGCAGTCGACGGTCTCTGCGCATCTGGCGACGTTGCAACGCGCCGGTCTGATCAGCAGCCAGAAGGCCGGTCAATGGCACTTTTTCAAACGTAACGAGGACGTGATCCAGGCGTTCCTCAGCACCCTCAGTAAAGAGCTCTGA
- a CDS encoding acyl carrier protein phosphodiesterase: MNYLAHLHLGGQRPGQLLGSLYGDFVKGRLQGQFAPEVEAAIQLHRRIDVFTDRHPLVDIALGRFTETRRRYAGIVLDVFFDHCLARDWGLYADRPLEQFTADVYQVLSRERQLPERLAKIAPHMVANDWLGSYREFEVLEQVLRGISRRLSRPEELAGAMQELRRLYEPLSEDFSLFYPQLQDFAQNSEPMKI; encoded by the coding sequence ATGAACTATCTCGCACATTTGCATCTGGGCGGTCAGCGCCCCGGCCAGTTACTCGGCAGCCTCTACGGCGATTTCGTCAAAGGCCGGTTGCAGGGGCAGTTTGCGCCGGAGGTCGAAGCAGCCATTCAACTGCATCGCCGCATTGACGTATTCACAGATCGCCATCCGCTGGTGGACATCGCCTTGGGCCGCTTCACCGAAACCCGCCGGCGTTATGCCGGAATCGTCCTTGATGTGTTTTTCGATCATTGCCTGGCGCGGGACTGGGGGCTATATGCCGACCGGCCGCTGGAGCAGTTCACCGCAGACGTCTATCAGGTGCTGTCTCGCGAACGGCAATTGCCGGAACGGCTGGCGAAGATTGCACCGCACATGGTCGCCAATGACTGGCTGGGCTCGTATCGCGAGTTTGAGGTGCTGGAGCAGGTGTTGCGTGGGATCTCGCGACGGCTGAGCAGGCCCGAAGAGTTGGCCGGGGCAATGCAGGAGTTGCGGCGATTATATGAACCGCTGAGTGAAGACTTCAGTCTGTTTTACCCACAACTCCAAGACTTTGCCCAAAACTCCGAACCCATGAAGATCTAA
- a CDS encoding lysophospholipid acyltransferase family protein has product MSRLRVYARIARVLLVVSLGLSMASVFGVFERIGLAHSMERRQRWSRFFMARLSNALPFRVSVHGELPKQPMLWVSNHVSWTDIPLLGMLTPLSFLSKAEVRTWPVAGWLAAKAGSLFIRRGSGDSQLIRKQMTRHLQSEHALLMFPEGTTTDGRSLRTFHGRLLAAAIDSQVMLQPVAIRYLRHGEIDTLAPFIGDDDLLSHLMRLFSNDCGDVEVHLLQPIACEGRERAALAFEAQQAVQKALFGSIPETRQSPMRPAIAA; this is encoded by the coding sequence ATGAGCCGGTTGCGGGTGTACGCGCGAATCGCGCGGGTGCTGCTGGTGGTCTCGCTGGGCCTGAGCATGGCCAGCGTGTTCGGGGTGTTCGAGCGCATTGGCCTGGCGCATTCGATGGAACGGCGCCAGCGCTGGTCGCGCTTTTTCATGGCGCGCCTGAGCAACGCCCTGCCCTTTCGCGTGAGCGTACATGGCGAGCTGCCGAAACAGCCGATGCTGTGGGTCAGCAATCATGTGTCCTGGACCGACATTCCGCTGCTGGGCATGCTCACGCCGCTGTCGTTCCTGTCCAAGGCCGAAGTGCGCACCTGGCCGGTAGCCGGCTGGCTCGCGGCCAAGGCCGGCAGCCTGTTCATCCGCCGCGGCTCGGGCGACAGCCAGTTGATCCGCAAGCAGATGACCCGCCATCTGCAAAGCGAACACGCCTTGCTGATGTTCCCCGAAGGCACCACCACCGACGGCCGCTCGCTGCGCACTTTTCATGGTCGCTTGTTGGCGGCGGCGATTGATTCACAAGTGATGCTGCAACCGGTGGCGATTCGTTATCTGCGCCATGGCGAAATCGATACCTTGGCGCCGTTCATTGGCGACGACGATTTGCTCTCGCACCTGATGCGCCTGTTCAGCAATGACTGCGGCGATGTCGAAGTGCATTTGCTCCAACCGATTGCCTGTGAAGGCCGCGAGCGCGCGGCACTGGCGTTCGAAGCGCAGCAGGCGGTGCAGAAGGCGTTGTTTGGCTCGATTCCTGAGACCCGACAATCCCCAATGCGCCCGGCAATCGCTGCCTGA
- the olsB gene encoding L-ornithine N(alpha)-acyltransferase, whose amino-acid sequence MTQIARISDTGNERRLQAERLIGAEALQQAQALRFAVFSGEFNAKLKGADLGLDMDDYDVHCSHIGVRDLNTGRLVATTRLLDHTAASSLGKFYSEEEFCLHGLAHLQGPILEIGRTCVDPAYRNGGTIAVLWGELAEVLNQGGYSYLMGCASIPMQDGGIQAHAIMQRLRERYLCTEHLRAEPKNPLPTLDIPSNVIAEMPPLLKAYMRLGAKICGEPCWDEDFQVADVFILLKRDELCPRYAKHFKAAV is encoded by the coding sequence ATGACGCAAATCGCCCGCATCAGCGACACCGGCAATGAACGCCGCCTGCAAGCCGAACGCCTGATCGGCGCCGAAGCCTTGCAGCAAGCCCAGGCCCTGCGCTTCGCCGTTTTCAGCGGCGAGTTCAACGCCAAACTCAAAGGCGCGGACCTGGGTCTGGACATGGATGACTATGATGTTCACTGCAGCCACATCGGCGTGCGTGACCTGAACACCGGGCGCCTGGTGGCGACGACCCGTTTGCTCGATCACACCGCTGCCAGCAGCCTGGGCAAGTTTTACAGCGAAGAAGAATTCTGCCTGCATGGCCTTGCGCACCTGCAAGGCCCGATCCTGGAAATCGGCCGCACTTGCGTCGATCCGGCCTACCGCAACGGCGGGACCATCGCTGTGCTCTGGGGCGAACTGGCCGAAGTGCTGAATCAGGGCGGCTACAGCTACCTGATGGGTTGCGCGAGCATTCCGATGCAGGACGGCGGCATTCAGGCCCATGCGATCATGCAGCGCCTGCGCGAACGTTATCTGTGCACCGAACACCTGCGCGCCGAGCCGAAAAATCCGCTGCCGACGCTGGATATCCCTTCCAACGTGATCGCCGAAATGCCGCCGTTGCTCAAGGCCTACATGCGTCTGGGCGCGAAGATTTGCGGCGAGCCGTGCTGGGACGAAGATTTCCAGGTCGCCGACGTGTTCATCCTGCTCAAGCGCGACGAACTCTGCCCGCGCTACGCCAAACACTTCAAGGCGGCCGTGTGA
- a CDS encoding acyl-CoA dehydrogenase middle domain-containing protein: MPWSDLLQRSERLPVGADLAEGFAALLQTLGTVSPFELAVAGGRRMATPGLAFLVGYQAALRMLWPSAPLSLGALCATEQRSLRPADMQTRLHSLRLSGRKDFVTAGDAADWLLVAARSESDGETPRLTLAVVYPGEPGVTVETLPALPLMPDISHGRLRLDGALCELLAGDGWDAYVKPFRTLEDMYVLSAMTAWLYGVGQDSDWPQTLQLRLLALLAGCAEASRQAPDNPAGHVLLGGLFAQFEALSGEVDQALAAGPVAWAQMWQRDKAVMQLAAGARGKRLAKALAAN, encoded by the coding sequence GTGCCCTGGTCAGATCTGTTGCAACGTAGTGAGCGCTTGCCCGTCGGCGCCGACCTCGCTGAGGGTTTCGCGGCGCTGTTGCAGACGCTGGGCACGGTTTCGCCATTCGAACTGGCAGTCGCCGGCGGGCGGCGCATGGCCACGCCGGGGCTGGCCTTTCTCGTCGGCTATCAGGCGGCGTTGCGCATGCTCTGGCCGAGCGCGCCATTGAGCCTCGGCGCGTTGTGCGCCACCGAACAGCGCAGCCTGCGCCCGGCGGATATGCAAACGCGCCTGCACAGCTTGCGCCTGAGCGGGCGCAAGGATTTCGTCACGGCCGGCGATGCGGCGGACTGGCTGCTGGTGGCCGCGCGCAGCGAATCAGACGGCGAAACACCGCGACTGACATTGGCGGTGGTCTATCCCGGTGAGCCCGGCGTGACCGTGGAAACACTGCCGGCGCTGCCGTTGATGCCGGACATCAGCCACGGTCGTCTGCGTCTGGATGGCGCGCTGTGCGAATTGCTCGCCGGCGATGGCTGGGATGCGTACGTCAAACCCTTTCGCACCCTTGAAGACATGTACGTGCTGAGCGCGATGACTGCGTGGCTTTACGGCGTCGGCCAGGACAGTGACTGGCCGCAGACCCTGCAATTACGTTTGCTGGCGCTGTTGGCCGGGTGTGCCGAAGCGAGCCGGCAAGCGCCGGATAATCCGGCCGGGCATGTGTTGCTGGGTGGGTTGTTTGCGCAGTTCGAGGCGCTGTCGGGGGAGGTGGATCAAGCGTTGGCCGCAGGCCCGGTGGCGTGGGCGCAGATGTGGCAGCGGGACAAGGCCGTGATGCAATTGGCGGCGGGGGCGAGGGGCAAGCGGTTGGCCAAGGCTTTGGCGGCGAATTAA
- a CDS encoding serine hydrolase domain-containing protein has protein sequence MFKGLSLFLLLISLTAHAEQWPGEQWPTGPKITGPAVEALETYAFPPRDDSTRQGIRTDALLIIRDGQIIYERYAGPTTAQTAHLTWSISKSLMATVLGVAYGESRFKLEDPAAQFYPPLANHPEMKIADLLHWASGIDWQEDYEYAPLKSSVVAMLYTRGHRDMAAFAADHPTYAEPGRAFRYSSGDSNLLAAALKGMLGPQRYADYPWTALFEPLGIRRAVWENDASGTFVASSYAYLTARDLARVGLLMARDGRWQDRQLLPQDWVAFNREPFASYKAGQDEAVPGGHWWLNRAVDGASSPWPAAPPDTFAALGHWGQALYVIPGHNLVVVRYADDRDGSYRHNELLARVLKAVQP, from the coding sequence ATGTTCAAAGGTCTGTCCCTGTTCCTGCTGCTCATCAGCCTCACCGCTCACGCCGAACAATGGCCCGGCGAGCAATGGCCGACCGGCCCGAAAATCACCGGCCCAGCCGTCGAGGCGCTGGAAACCTACGCCTTCCCGCCCCGCGACGACAGCACCCGCCAAGGCATCCGCACCGACGCCTTGTTGATCATCCGCGACGGCCAGATCATCTACGAACGCTACGCCGGTCCGACCACCGCGCAAACCGCGCACCTGACCTGGTCGATCAGCAAAAGCCTGATGGCCACCGTGCTCGGCGTGGCCTATGGCGAGAGCCGCTTCAAGCTCGAAGACCCGGCCGCGCAGTTTTACCCGCCATTGGCAAACCACCCGGAAATGAAAATCGCCGACCTGCTGCACTGGGCCTCGGGCATCGACTGGCAGGAAGACTACGAATACGCGCCGCTGAAATCCTCCGTGGTGGCGATGCTTTACACCCGTGGTCATCGTGACATGGCCGCGTTCGCCGCTGATCATCCGACCTACGCTGAACCGGGTCGGGCGTTTCGTTATTCCAGCGGCGACAGCAACCTGCTCGCCGCTGCGTTGAAAGGCATGCTCGGCCCGCAGCGTTATGCCGATTACCCGTGGACGGCATTGTTCGAACCGCTGGGGATTCGCCGCGCGGTTTGGGAAAACGATGCCAGCGGCACGTTCGTCGCCTCGTCTTACGCCTACCTCACCGCGCGGGATCTGGCGCGGGTCGGGCTGCTGATGGCGCGCGACGGGCGCTGGCAGGATCGGCAATTGCTGCCCCAGGATTGGGTCGCGTTCAACCGCGAACCCTTCGCCAGCTACAAGGCGGGTCAGGACGAAGCCGTGCCCGGCGGTCATTGGTGGCTCAATCGCGCGGTGGACGGCGCGTCATCGCCGTGGCCCGCCGCGCCACCCGACACCTTCGCCGCGCTCGGCCATTGGGGACAGGCGCTGTACGTGATTCCCGGCCATAACCTGGTGGTTGTGCGCTATGCCGATGATCGCGATGGCAGTTATCGCCACAACGAATTGCTCGCGCGCGTACTCAAGGCGGTGCAGCCATGA
- a CDS encoding amidase: protein MKRLLLLLLVLLLGWIAYERENLWAFPDIISAYTAKEYCSCRYVMNNDAEYCRGYVKQWLPTNQFTDDPASKTITVSGMGRSNSAQWQNERHGCRLIP from the coding sequence ATGAAGCGATTATTGCTGTTGCTGCTGGTCCTGCTGCTCGGCTGGATCGCTTACGAGCGTGAAAATCTTTGGGCCTTTCCGGACATCATCAGCGCCTACACCGCCAAGGAATATTGCTCGTGCCGGTATGTGATGAACAACGATGCAGAATATTGCCGTGGCTATGTAAAGCAGTGGCTACCCACCAACCAATTCACCGATGACCCCGCCAGCAAAACCATCACGGTCAGCGGCATGGGCCGCAGCAATAGCGCGCAGTGGCAGAACGAACGCCACGGTTGCCGCCTCATTCCGTGA
- a CDS encoding YceI family protein, which produces MFNRSLYTTLSCLLLAAAALPAQANWYLDGESSRLSFVSTKNASVSEVQRFLVLHGKVDPNGRAEVEVELESINSGIPLRDERMRKELFQIEQFPEATITTQIDLRPINDLAPGAQLELRLPLTVNLHGKQHEYPAELLATRLDDRRFQVVTLEPLVINAEDFDLAPGLESLRKLADLSAISLSVPVGAVLIFTAR; this is translated from the coding sequence ATGTTCAACCGCTCCCTGTACACAACCCTTTCCTGCCTGCTGCTGGCCGCCGCCGCATTGCCGGCTCAAGCCAATTGGTATCTGGACGGCGAGTCGTCGCGGCTGTCGTTCGTCAGCACGAAAAACGCCAGTGTCTCCGAAGTGCAGCGCTTTCTGGTGCTGCACGGCAAGGTCGATCCCAATGGGCGTGCCGAAGTCGAGGTCGAGCTGGAGTCGATCAACAGCGGCATTCCGCTTCGCGATGAGCGGATGCGCAAGGAGTTGTTCCAGATCGAGCAGTTCCCGGAAGCGACGATCACCACGCAGATCGACCTGCGCCCGATCAACGATCTGGCCCCCGGCGCGCAGCTGGAATTGCGCCTGCCATTGACCGTCAATCTGCATGGCAAGCAACACGAATATCCCGCTGAACTGCTGGCGACGCGCCTGGATGATCGGCGCTTTCAGGTGGTGACCCTCGAGCCGCTGGTGATCAACGCCGAGGATTTCGACCTCGCGCCGGGGCTGGAAAGCCTGCGCAAGCTTGCCGATCTATCGGCCATCAGCCTGTCGGTACCGGTGGGTGCGGTGCTGATCTTCACGGCGCGCTGA
- a CDS encoding phospholipase D-like domain-containing protein: MRGAVFPWRNGNRFELLIDGPQFFPRMLEHIAAAKEQIELELYLVEAGACADTIVQALAAAAERGVRVRCLFDDYGSLAFTLHLRQRLTAAGVELRFYNRLSWRRWVGNFYRDHRKLLLIDQCLAVVGGTGVTDEFWTPGEDTSEWHEVMVQISGPLVIDWQLLFDRQWIANRYRRAWRPAAHFGLPRLPRVPDKGEGMGRVAYADARQHRDILQSLFRALNSGQKRIWMATPYFLPTWKIRRSLRKAAARGVDVRLLLTGPRTDHPSVRYAGHRYYPRLLKAGVQIFEYQPCFLHLKMVLVDEWVSIGSCNFDHWNLRFNLEANLEALDPSLTAAVEASFVRDFGLSQLVSLEEWQRRPLWRRVKQRVWGWVDRLVVNILDRRG, translated from the coding sequence ATGCGCGGCGCAGTGTTTCCCTGGCGCAACGGCAACCGCTTCGAGCTGCTGATCGATGGCCCGCAATTCTTTCCGCGGATGCTCGAGCACATCGCCGCCGCCAAAGAACAGATCGAACTGGAACTGTATCTGGTCGAGGCCGGCGCCTGCGCCGACACCATCGTCCAGGCGCTGGCGGCGGCGGCCGAGCGCGGTGTGCGTGTGCGCTGCCTGTTCGATGATTACGGCAGCCTCGCGTTTACCTTGCACTTGCGTCAGCGCCTGACCGCTGCCGGGGTGGAACTGCGTTTCTATAATCGCTTGAGCTGGCGGCGCTGGGTCGGCAATTTCTATCGTGATCACCGCAAACTGCTGCTGATTGATCAATGTCTGGCGGTGGTCGGCGGCACCGGTGTCACTGATGAATTCTGGACCCCGGGCGAGGACACCAGCGAGTGGCACGAAGTGATGGTGCAAATCAGCGGCCCGCTGGTGATCGACTGGCAATTGCTGTTCGACCGCCAATGGATCGCCAACCGCTACCGCCGCGCCTGGCGTCCGGCGGCGCATTTCGGTCTGCCGCGTTTACCGCGTGTGCCGGACAAGGGCGAGGGCATGGGCCGCGTGGCTTATGCCGATGCGCGGCAGCATCGCGACATTCTGCAATCACTGTTTCGCGCGCTGAACAGCGGGCAGAAACGCATCTGGATGGCCACGCCGTATTTCCTGCCGACGTGGAAAATCCGCCGCTCGCTGCGCAAAGCCGCGGCGCGCGGTGTCGACGTGCGTTTGCTGCTGACCGGGCCGCGCACCGATCACCCGTCAGTGCGTTACGCCGGGCATCGTTACTATCCGCGACTGCTCAAGGCCGGGGTGCAGATCTTCGAATACCAGCCGTGCTTCCTGCACCTGAAAATGGTGCTGGTGGACGAATGGGTGAGCATCGGTTCGTGCAACTTCGATCACTGGAACCTGCGCTTCAATCTGGAAGCGAACCTGGAAGCACTGGATCCGTCGTTGACGGCGGCAGTGGAGGCGAGTTTTGTCAGGGACTTCGGGCTGAGTCAGTTGGTCAGCCTCGAGGAGTGGCAGCGCCGGCCGTTATGGCGGCGGGTCAAGCAGCGGGTGTGGGGCTGGGTGGATCGGTTGGTGGTCAACATCCTCGATAGACGCGGGTAG